The proteins below are encoded in one region of Aquisphaera giovannonii:
- a CDS encoding response regulator transcription factor produces the protein MEFGPPPRILLVEDEALLRRLVAQFLRGDGFDVVEAADGLLAVELFESEGPFDMVLLDLNLPGLPGVEVCRRIRKVEPSQPVMICSAAILDSHVESLTALGVQQFLTKPYHPEELLRRISVLLDGPDRAPGAAPPHRTPHSLRRPRAASHVLSNRDAID, from the coding sequence ATGGAATTCGGTCCGCCCCCCCGCATCCTGCTCGTGGAGGACGAGGCCCTGCTCCGCAGGCTCGTCGCCCAGTTCCTCCGGGGCGACGGCTTCGACGTGGTCGAGGCCGCCGACGGGCTCCTCGCCGTCGAGCTGTTCGAGTCGGAGGGCCCCTTCGACATGGTCCTCCTGGACCTGAACCTCCCCGGGCTGCCCGGGGTGGAGGTCTGCCGACGGATTCGGAAGGTCGAGCCGTCCCAGCCGGTCATGATCTGCAGCGCGGCGATCCTGGACTCCCACGTCGAGTCGCTCACCGCGCTCGGGGTGCAGCAGTTCCTGACCAAGCCCTATCACCCCGAAGAGCTGCTCCGGAGGATCAGCGTCCTCCTGGACGGCCCCGACCGGGCCCCGGGCGCCGCCCCCCCGCATCGGACGCCCCACTCCCTCAGGCGGCCCCGCGCGGCGTCGCACGTACTATCCAACCGCGACGCGATCGATTAG